The genomic interval CCCCGCCCCCGACCCCCGCCCCGGCTCCAGTCCCGACTCCGGTTCCGCCGGGGAAGAGGCACCCGTCGGGTCGGCGTCGTCCCGGAGGACGTCGATGATGTCCCGCAACTGCCCGGTGGCGGCGGCCGCGCCGGCCCGGAGCTGGCCGGCCACCGCCCGGGTCCGCTCGTCCAGGTCGGCCGACACCTCCAGGGCGCCGGCCCGGAGCGCGAGCAGGCTCAGCTCGTGGCCGAGCGAGTCGTGCATCTCCTCGGCGATCCGGGCCCGCTCGCGCAGCCGTACCTCGCGGGTCAGCATCCGCTGTTCGCGTTCGAGCTGCTCGGCCTGCTCCCAACCTGCGGCGACCAGCGCGCGCTGCTGCCGCCGGTACCGTCCGACCAGCCAGGGGAAGAGTCCGGCGTAGACCAGTGCGCCGGCCATCGTCGCCCAGTCCACGAAGCCGGACCAGCTCAACACCAGCGGGGTGCCGAAGACCGCCAGCGCGGAGTAGCTCGCCGCCGCCGGCCAGGTGCTGTCCGTACGCCGGCCGAGCAGATAGCTGACCAGCGGCAGGCCGAGGGAGTAGTTTCCGTCCAGCGCGCAGAGCAGCACCACCGCGAAGAGCGGGACCAGCGGCAGCCGGCGCCCCGCCGCGACCGCGCCGCCCCAGACCGCCAGGCCGCCGAGCAGCAGCCCCAGCGGGTACGCCCGGTGCCCGGTCCAGGACCAGCCGACCGGTGCCGCCAGCGACGCCCAGAGCAGCACGTCCAGCAGGAGAGCCCGGTAACGCCACCGCCCGCTCCCGAACCGGTCTGCCTGGGCCACGGGTCGCACCGTTCCGACGGTACGCAGCGAAGCGCCGCCCGACGATCCGGGACCTCGCCCGGCCGACCCGGAAATGCCGGCGTCATCGACCCTGAGAAAGGTCAGGGTCGGCAGGTGACCATCGGGTGCAGCCGACCTGCGGCCCGGCTTCGTAGCTTCGAGCCATGCTGACAACCGAGGCCGGGCTGAGTACCGCCCAGGTCGCCGAACGGATCGCGGCGGGACAGGTCAACGACGTACCGGTGCGGTCGGGGCGGAGCGTCGGGGAGATCGTCAAGGCGAACCTCTTCACCCGGATCAACGCGATCATGGGTGTGCTGTTCGGGGTGATCCTCGCGGTGGGACCGATCCAGGACGCCCTCTTCGGCGGGGTGATCATCGCCAACACCCTGATCGGGGTGGTGCAGGAGCTGCGGGCCAAGCGCACCCTGGACCGGCTGGCGATCGTCGGCGCGGCCCGTCCGGTGGTACGCCGGGACGGCCACGCCGTCGAGGTGACCTCCGCCGACCTGGTCCTGGACGACCTGATCGAGATGGGACCCGGCGACCAGATCGCGGTCGACGGGGTGGTGGTCGAGGCGGAGCAACTGGAGGTCGACGAGTCGTTGCTGACCGGCGAGGCCGACCCGGTGGTGAAGCAGCCCGGCGACCCGCTGCTCTCCGGCAGTTTCGTCACGGCCGGTGTCGGGGCGATGCGGGCCACCAAGGTCGGCCGGGCGGCGTACGCGGCCCGGCTCGCCGAGGAGGCCAGCAGGTTCACCCTGGTCAACTCGGAGCTGCGCGGCGGACTCAACACCATTCTGCGGTTCGTCACCTGGCTGATCGTCCCGACCGGACTGGCCCTGATCGTCAGCCAGTACCTGGTCAACTCCGACGACCTGCCGGAGGCGGTACGCCGGATGGTCGCCGGGCTGGTCCCGATGGTGCCGGAGGGGCTGGTCCTGCTCACCTCGGTCGCGTTCGCGGTCGGGGTGATCCGGCTCGGCCGGCGGCGCTGCCTGGTGCAGGAGTTGCCGGCGATCGAGGGACTGGCCCGGGTCAGCGTGGTCTGCCTGGACAAGACCGGCACCCTCACCGACGCGGCGATGACGGTGGCCGAGGTACGCCGGCTCGACCCGACCGCCCCGGTTCCGGAGGTACTGGGTCTGCTCGGCGCGGCCGACGAGCGGCCGAACGCCAGCCTGCGGGCGGTCGCCGAGGCGTACCCGGCGCCGCCGCACGGCACCGGGGCGAGGGCGGGGTGGCGGATCGGGGAGCGGATCCCGTTCTCGTCCGCCCGGAAGTGGGGCGGGGCCACCCTCACCGACCCGGACGGGATCAGCCGGCAGTGGCGGCTCGGCGCTCCGGACGTACTGCTGCCGGCCGGCCATCCGGCGCTGGCCGAGGCGGACGCGTACGGTGCCCGGGGTTTGCGGGTACTGCTGCTGGCCAGGGCCACCGCCGACGGGTCGGGGCGCGATCCGGTGCACGCGGTCGCGCTGGTGGTACTCGCCCAGCGGCTGCGGTCGGAGGCGCCGGACACGCTGCGCTACTTCGCCGAGCAGGGGGTGGCGGTCAAGGTCCTCTCCGGCGACAACGCGCTCTCGGTGGGCGCGGTCGCCCGCAGCCTCGGACTGCCCGGCGCCGAGCACCCGGTCGACGCCCGCGAACTGCCGACCGATCCGGCGGCACTCGCCGAGGTGCTGGGCCGGCACACCGTGTTCGGCCGGGTCGGGCCGCAGCAGAAGCGGGACATGGTGGCGGCGCTCCAGGGCGCCGGGCACACCGTGGCGATGACCGGGGACGGGGTCAACGACGTACTCGCGCTCAAGGACGCGGACATCGGGGTGGCGATGGGCTCGGGCAGCCCGGCCAGCCGGGCGGTGGCGCAGATCGTGTTGCTGGACAACAACTTCGGCGCGCTGCCGGCGGTGGTCGCGCAGGGGCGGCGGGTGATCGGCAACATCGAGCGGGTCGCGAACCTGTTCCTGACCAAGACGGTCTACTCGGTGCTGCTCGCCGTGATCGTGGTGTTGAGCCAGGTGCCGTACCCGTTCCTGCCCCGGCACCTGACCATCATCTCGTCGCTGACCATCGGCATCCCGGCGTTCTTCCTGGCGCTCGCGCCGAACTCGGAGCGGGCCCGGCCCGGTTTCGTGGGCCGGGTGCTGCGGTTCGCCGTACCGTCCGGGTTGGTGGCGATGGCGGCGACGATCACCTCGTACCTCTTCGCCCGGAGCGTCTACGGCGGTGACCTGGCCGCGGAGACCTCGGCCGCGACGCTGACCCTCTTCCTGGTCGGGCTCTGGGCGGTGGCGATCATCGCCCGGCCGTACACCTGGTGGCGGATCCTGCTGGTGCTCGCCCTCGGCCTGGCCTTCGTGACCATCCTGGTGGTGCCGTTCCTCCAGGAGTTCTTCCAGTTGAGCCTGGTCGGCACGACGGCGCCGGGTGTGGCGGTGGGCCTCGCGGTCGCCGCCGGGGCGCTGCTGGAACTGGTCCGGGTCGCCGTGCGCCGGACGGTACGCCATTCCTCGTGACTACTCGGCAGGGCGGCACGAATTGGTGAGTCGGGTGTGGACTCCTCTCCCGTAATCTCGTTCTCGGCCGGGAAAAACCCAGGTCGGAGACGGGTCGGACCCGAAAGAAACGGGTTCGGGAAACTGTCGGGGAATTGACAGTCCGGGCGACCCGAACAGCGGCGAGAAATGAGGAGAGCTGCCCCATGTACGTACGACGGAATGGCGCTGGGCGTACCCGACGGATCGTCACCACGGCGGGCCTGGCGTCCGCCGCGCTGCTGGCGACCCAGTTGGCGCTGGTCGCGCCGGCCAGCGCCGTGCCCGGCCTGGTGTTGAAGGTGACGGGCGGCCCCAGCAACAGCGGCTGGAAGACGACGAACGCGCAGTGTCCGCCCGGCACGACGGTGCTCGGCGGCGGCGGCCGGATCGTGAACGGCGACGGCCAGGTGACCATGGACACCATGCTGCCGCTGGTCGGCGGCGAGGCGTACTCGGTGACCGGGCGCGAGGACGGCGACGGCTACGGCAACTCCTGGTCGATCACCACCAGCGCGCTCTGCGCCCCGGCCCCGGCCGGCCTGGAGACCCGGACGCAGTTCTCCGACCACGACTCGAATGTCGGCAAGACGATGGAGGTCGAGTGCCCGCCCGGCAAGAAGGTCCTCGGGCTCGGTGCGGAGATGTCCGGCGGTCTGGGGCGGGTGGTCATCGACGACCTGCGGCCGAGCGCCGACCTGACCGGGATGACGGTGACCGGCATGGAGGACGGCGGCCCCGACCACCTCGGGAAGTGGACGATGGTCGGCAAGGCGATCTGCGCGACCCCGCCGGCCGGACTGGTCCGGGTGACCGGCTTCGGGATCCTGGACTCGCAGACCCCGAAGACCGCGACCGCGCGCTGCCCGGAGGGCAAGCGGG from Plantactinospora sp. BC1 carries:
- a CDS encoding HAD-IC family P-type ATPase; amino-acid sequence: MLTTEAGLSTAQVAERIAAGQVNDVPVRSGRSVGEIVKANLFTRINAIMGVLFGVILAVGPIQDALFGGVIIANTLIGVVQELRAKRTLDRLAIVGAARPVVRRDGHAVEVTSADLVLDDLIEMGPGDQIAVDGVVVEAEQLEVDESLLTGEADPVVKQPGDPLLSGSFVTAGVGAMRATKVGRAAYAARLAEEASRFTLVNSELRGGLNTILRFVTWLIVPTGLALIVSQYLVNSDDLPEAVRRMVAGLVPMVPEGLVLLTSVAFAVGVIRLGRRRCLVQELPAIEGLARVSVVCLDKTGTLTDAAMTVAEVRRLDPTAPVPEVLGLLGAADERPNASLRAVAEAYPAPPHGTGARAGWRIGERIPFSSARKWGGATLTDPDGISRQWRLGAPDVLLPAGHPALAEADAYGARGLRVLLLARATADGSGRDPVHAVALVVLAQRLRSEAPDTLRYFAEQGVAVKVLSGDNALSVGAVARSLGLPGAEHPVDARELPTDPAALAEVLGRHTVFGRVGPQQKRDMVAALQGAGHTVAMTGDGVNDVLALKDADIGVAMGSGSPASRAVAQIVLLDNNFGALPAVVAQGRRVIGNIERVANLFLTKTVYSVLLAVIVVLSQVPYPFLPRHLTIISSLTIGIPAFFLALAPNSERARPGFVGRVLRFAVPSGLVAMAATITSYLFARSVYGGDLAAETSAATLTLFLVGLWAVAIIARPYTWWRILLVLALGLAFVTILVVPFLQEFFQLSLVGTTAPGVAVGLAVAAGALLELVRVAVRRTVRHSS